The Tenacibaculum sp. MAR_2010_89 genome has a window encoding:
- the gltB gene encoding glutamate synthase large subunit: MKDQGLYLNEFERDNCGAGFICNLHGKKSNKIIHNALEILVKLEHRGAVSSDGKTGDGAGILIDIPHDFFKRVCNFEIPSYKEYAVGMVFLPQNKYQLNFCINIFEEELKNQDLRILGWRDVPVDSNCIGNIAAKSEPYTKQIFIDKNAQSLTDLEFNAKLFAARKITEHIIANSKLSEANYFYVPSLSTTTIIYKGLLIPEDIGIYYKDLQEEDVVTRLALVHQRFSTNTFPSWDLAQPFRYMCHNGEINTLKGNVSRMRAREELMKSPLFKNNIKKLFPIIHENKSDSASMDMVVELLLMTGKTLPEVLMMMVPEAWEKDQTMSNEKKAFYEYNSCIMEPWDGPASIPFTDGNYIGAVLDRNGLRPSRYTVTKDGFVIMASEIGVVEVLPQNVAKHGRLEPGKIFLVDMNAGKIIEDKEVKDQIIHKHPYKKWIKDHSLPLAEVPYTENPPTYEVTDYKTRLKAFGYTFEDISTVINPMATKSKEAIGSMGTDTPLAVLSNKSQLLYNYFKQLFAQVTNPPLDGIREEIITDISLAIGGDRNIFDTIPEQAKKLRIQNPVISNEDLDKIKNIKHPDFKSKLIPILYKHKRGVNGLEIALDNILDKAEKAIDKGTNIIILSDRGITNKKAPIPALLACSYLHHSLNRKGKRSQFGIVIETAEAREPHHFATLFGYGASAVNPYLVNEIIEQEVAQGTIKNLSKANAVKNYNTAIGKGLLKIMNKIGISTLHSYRASQIFEILGLKQSFTNKYFPNTPSRIGGIGLYVLEKDILSRYKSAFPSKKIEANLELPIGGDYRWRRNGENHQFNPNSIAKLQQAVRLKSKESYATYSKLINEQSENLMTIRGLLEFNNLNPIPIDEVEPWTEIVKRFKTGAMSYGSISKEAHENLAIAMNRIGGKSNSGEGGEDIERFKVLKNGDSKKSAIKQVASGRFGVSSNYLTNAKEIQIKMAQGAKPGEGGQLPGEKVFPWIAKVRNSTPFVGLISPPPHHDIYSIEDLAQLIYDLKNANREARINVKLVSKVGVGTIAAGVAKAKADVILVSGFDGGTGASPLTSLKHAGLPWELGIAEAQQTLILNNLRNRVVLECDGQLKTGRDVAIATLLGAEEFGFATAPLVASGCIMMRACHLNTCPVGIATQDPELRKNFKGTPEHVINFMYFVAEELRQIMAKLGFKTINEMVGQVHKLSTKKAINHYKAKGIDLSNILYQPKTKNKLLCNTEQQDHELKNVLDLRIYKEAKPAISKKIPMSFEYQIKNTNRSVGAILSNEISKIHGENGLPENTLQLNFIGSAGQSFGAFACKGLTLSVEGETNDYLGKGLSGGKLIIKKPQIASFKAEENIITGNVSLYGAIAGEVYINGIAGERFAVRNSGAIAVVEGVGDHGCEYMTGGKVIVLGNTGKNFAAGMSGGIAYLYNKNNSYKKSLCNIEMVDLEAPSSSDLNELYQLINNHYTHTKSNIANKVLLNWKKESMNFIKVFPKEYKKAIQKTHKEVKQLTA; encoded by the coding sequence ATGAAAGATCAAGGATTATATTTAAATGAATTTGAAAGAGATAATTGTGGAGCTGGTTTTATCTGTAATTTACACGGTAAAAAATCAAATAAAATAATACATAATGCCCTCGAAATACTTGTTAAATTAGAGCATAGAGGTGCCGTTAGTTCTGATGGAAAAACTGGTGATGGAGCAGGTATTCTTATTGATATACCTCATGATTTTTTTAAACGAGTTTGTAATTTTGAAATCCCATCGTATAAAGAATATGCAGTTGGTATGGTTTTTCTTCCTCAAAATAAATATCAATTAAATTTTTGTATTAATATTTTTGAAGAAGAACTTAAAAATCAAGATTTAAGAATTTTAGGATGGAGAGACGTTCCTGTTGATAGCAATTGTATTGGAAACATCGCTGCAAAATCAGAACCTTATACAAAACAAATATTTATTGATAAAAACGCTCAGAGCTTAACAGATTTAGAGTTTAATGCTAAATTATTTGCTGCAAGAAAAATAACTGAACACATAATAGCAAACTCAAAATTATCTGAAGCTAATTATTTTTACGTACCCTCTTTATCAACTACAACTATTATTTATAAAGGATTGTTAATACCTGAAGATATTGGCATTTATTATAAAGATTTACAAGAAGAAGATGTAGTTACTCGTTTAGCGTTAGTACATCAACGATTTTCAACAAATACTTTTCCTTCTTGGGATTTAGCACAACCTTTTCGTTATATGTGTCATAATGGTGAAATCAATACATTAAAAGGAAACGTAAGTAGAATGCGTGCTCGTGAAGAGCTCATGAAAAGCCCATTGTTTAAAAACAACATTAAAAAACTGTTCCCTATAATTCATGAAAACAAATCAGATTCAGCCTCAATGGATATGGTTGTTGAGTTATTATTAATGACAGGGAAAACCCTTCCTGAAGTTCTCATGATGATGGTTCCTGAAGCATGGGAAAAAGACCAAACAATGTCAAATGAAAAGAAGGCTTTTTATGAATATAATTCATGTATCATGGAGCCTTGGGATGGCCCAGCATCCATACCATTTACAGATGGAAATTATATAGGTGCAGTATTAGACAGGAATGGGTTACGCCCATCAAGGTATACAGTTACCAAAGATGGTTTTGTTATTATGGCTTCAGAAATTGGTGTTGTTGAAGTACTTCCTCAAAACGTTGCTAAACATGGAAGACTTGAACCTGGGAAAATATTCTTGGTTGATATGAACGCTGGAAAAATTATAGAAGATAAAGAAGTTAAAGATCAAATAATACACAAGCACCCTTATAAAAAATGGATTAAAGATCACTCGCTTCCTTTAGCAGAAGTTCCTTATACTGAAAACCCTCCAACATATGAAGTAACTGATTACAAAACACGTTTAAAAGCTTTTGGATACACTTTTGAAGACATTTCTACAGTTATTAACCCAATGGCTACAAAATCTAAAGAAGCTATAGGTTCAATGGGAACTGACACCCCTTTAGCTGTACTATCTAATAAATCACAATTGTTATATAACTACTTTAAGCAATTATTTGCTCAAGTAACAAACCCTCCTCTTGATGGCATCCGTGAAGAAATAATCACAGACATTAGTTTAGCAATTGGTGGAGACAGAAACATATTTGATACAATTCCAGAGCAAGCAAAAAAGCTTCGTATTCAAAATCCTGTAATTTCTAATGAAGATCTTGATAAGATTAAAAATATAAAACATCCTGATTTTAAATCTAAATTAATTCCCATATTATATAAACATAAAAGAGGTGTAAATGGCTTAGAAATCGCTTTAGATAACATATTAGACAAAGCTGAAAAAGCAATAGATAAAGGCACAAATATTATAATTTTATCTGATCGCGGAATTACTAATAAAAAAGCCCCAATACCAGCCTTACTTGCTTGTTCATATTTACATCATTCTTTAAACAGAAAAGGTAAACGTTCACAATTCGGAATTGTAATAGAAACTGCTGAAGCACGAGAACCACATCATTTTGCCACTCTTTTTGGCTATGGAGCAAGTGCAGTAAATCCATATTTAGTTAATGAAATTATTGAACAAGAAGTAGCACAAGGAACTATAAAAAACCTAAGCAAAGCTAATGCTGTTAAAAATTACAATACAGCAATAGGTAAAGGGTTACTCAAAATTATGAATAAGATTGGAATATCTACTTTGCATTCATATAGAGCTTCCCAAATATTTGAAATTTTAGGATTAAAACAATCTTTTACTAATAAATATTTCCCTAACACCCCTTCAAGAATTGGTGGTATTGGTTTATACGTATTAGAAAAAGATATCTTATCTAGATATAAAAGTGCTTTCCCTTCTAAAAAAATTGAAGCAAATCTTGAATTACCTATTGGAGGTGATTACCGTTGGAGAAGAAATGGTGAAAACCATCAATTTAATCCAAACTCAATTGCTAAACTTCAACAAGCAGTAAGACTAAAAAGTAAAGAAAGCTATGCTACTTATTCCAAATTAATTAATGAGCAAAGTGAAAATTTAATGACGATTAGAGGTTTATTAGAATTTAATAATTTGAATCCAATACCTATTGATGAAGTTGAACCTTGGACAGAGATCGTAAAACGTTTTAAAACTGGTGCCATGTCTTATGGTTCTATTAGTAAGGAAGCTCATGAAAACTTAGCTATAGCAATGAATAGAATTGGAGGTAAAAGTAATTCTGGAGAAGGTGGTGAAGATATAGAAAGGTTTAAAGTTTTAAAAAATGGAGATTCAAAAAAGAGTGCTATAAAACAAGTTGCTTCTGGTCGATTTGGAGTTTCTAGTAATTATTTAACGAATGCTAAGGAAATCCAAATTAAAATGGCACAAGGTGCTAAGCCTGGAGAAGGCGGGCAATTACCTGGCGAGAAAGTATTTCCTTGGATAGCTAAAGTACGAAATTCAACGCCCTTTGTTGGTCTTATCTCTCCACCTCCACATCATGATATTTATTCTATTGAAGATTTAGCTCAATTAATTTACGATTTAAAAAATGCAAATAGAGAAGCTAGAATTAATGTTAAGTTAGTATCAAAAGTAGGAGTTGGAACCATTGCAGCTGGGGTTGCAAAAGCTAAAGCAGATGTTATATTAGTGTCGGGATTTGATGGAGGAACTGGTGCTTCTCCTTTAACTTCACTAAAACATGCTGGACTTCCATGGGAATTAGGAATTGCTGAAGCCCAACAAACTTTAATTTTAAACAATCTAAGAAATAGAGTTGTTTTAGAATGTGATGGACAGTTAAAAACCGGGAGAGATGTGGCCATCGCTACTCTTTTAGGAGCTGAAGAATTCGGTTTTGCTACTGCTCCTTTGGTTGCATCAGGGTGTATAATGATGAGAGCTTGTCATTTAAATACATGCCCAGTTGGTATTGCTACTCAAGATCCAGAATTAAGAAAAAACTTTAAAGGAACACCTGAGCACGTAATTAATTTCATGTATTTCGTTGCTGAAGAGCTTAGACAGATCATGGCTAAACTTGGTTTCAAAACAATAAATGAAATGGTAGGTCAAGTACATAAACTAAGCACAAAAAAAGCTATCAATCATTATAAAGCAAAAGGCATTGATTTATCTAATATTCTTTATCAACCAAAAACAAAAAACAAATTACTTTGTAATACTGAACAACAAGATCATGAATTAAAAAATGTGCTTGATTTAAGAATTTATAAAGAAGCTAAACCTGCAATTTCAAAGAAAATACCAATGTCTTTTGAATATCAGATAAAAAACACTAACAGATCAGTTGGAGCAATTCTTTCTAATGAAATTTCAAAAATCCATGGAGAAAACGGGCTTCCTGAAAACACGTTACAACTAAACTTCATCGGTTCAGCCGGTCAAAGTTTTGGAGCATTTGCTTGTAAAGGACTAACCTTAAGTGTTGAAGGAGAAACCAATGATTATTTAGGTAAAGGACTTTCAGGAGGTAAATTAATTATAAAAAAACCTCAAATTGCAAGTTTTAAAGCTGAAGAAAATATTATTACGGGTAATGTTAGTTTATACGGAGCAATAGCTGGAGAGGTTTATATAAATGGTATTGCAGGAGAAAGGTTTGCTGTTAGAAATTCAGGTGCTATTGCTGTTGTTGAAGGAGTTGGAGATCACGGATGTGAGTATATGACTGGAGGAAAAGTAATTGTTCTTGGTAATACTGGTAAAAACTTTGCCGCTGGGATGAGTGGAGGGATTGCTTACTTATACAATAAAAATAACAGTTATAAAAAATCACTATGTAATATAGAAATGGTTGATTTAGAAGCTCCCTCATCTTCAGATTTAAATGAGTTATATCAGTTAATAAATAACCATTACACTCATACAAAAAGCAACATTGCTAATAAAGTTTTGTTGAACTGGAAAAAAGAATCAATGAATTTCATTAAAGTTTTTCCAAAAGAATACAAAAAAGCAATACAGAAAACACATAAAGAGGTAAAACAATTAACAGCATAG
- a CDS encoding glutamate synthase subunit beta, whose translation MGEIGGFKLYKRINEKQQPVSKRLKNYNEFTISLNQDTLKSQASRCMNCGVPFCHSGCPLGNLIPDFNDYIHRGEWKKALNILHSTNNFPEFTGRLCPAPCEKACVLGIIDAPVSIENIEKYLVERGFKEGWIKPKPPTKRTGKTIAIVGSGPAGLAVAQQLNRSGHLVTVFERDDKLGGLLRYGIPNFKLEKNIIDRRINILEEEGIIFKTNVNVGINYSIEKLQKFDAIVLCGGATIPRNLPINKFTINGVHQAMDYLKEQTKALYNQKQEIAINAKNKNVIVIGGGDTGSDCVGTANRQGASSVVNFEILPKPSKNRDTSTPWPFWPLQLKTTTSHDEGCDRNWLINTKEFLTDDSGNLTGIKTVKVKWEVDSNKKPVLIEQSGSEKIWPCDLVLLSLGFTGPEKTLAEQLELKTNQRGNYSAKEYQTNIPKIFTAGDMRRGQSLIVWAISEGREAAKSVNKFLLKKNLLPYKGQGDLLNSNN comes from the coding sequence ATGGGAGAAATTGGAGGTTTTAAATTATACAAGAGAATTAACGAAAAGCAACAACCAGTTAGTAAACGTTTAAAGAACTATAATGAGTTTACTATTAGTTTAAATCAAGACACATTAAAAAGTCAAGCATCAAGATGCATGAACTGTGGAGTTCCATTTTGCCATAGTGGATGTCCGTTAGGAAACTTAATTCCTGATTTTAATGATTATATACATAGGGGCGAATGGAAAAAAGCTCTTAACATACTTCATAGTACTAATAATTTTCCAGAATTTACAGGAAGACTATGTCCTGCTCCTTGCGAAAAAGCTTGTGTTTTAGGTATTATTGACGCTCCTGTTTCTATCGAAAACATAGAAAAATATTTAGTCGAGAGAGGGTTCAAGGAAGGTTGGATTAAACCTAAACCTCCTACTAAAAGAACTGGAAAAACTATTGCAATAGTAGGTTCAGGTCCAGCTGGATTAGCTGTCGCTCAACAATTAAATAGAAGTGGCCATTTAGTTACTGTTTTTGAGAGAGACGATAAACTTGGTGGTTTATTACGTTATGGTATACCTAATTTTAAATTAGAAAAAAATATTATTGATAGAAGAATTAATATTCTTGAAGAAGAAGGTATTATTTTTAAAACTAATGTAAATGTTGGGATAAATTATAGTATTGAAAAATTACAAAAATTTGATGCAATTGTTTTATGTGGAGGAGCTACAATTCCTAGAAATTTACCTATAAATAAGTTTACTATAAATGGAGTTCATCAAGCTATGGATTATTTAAAAGAACAAACAAAAGCCCTATATAACCAAAAACAGGAAATAGCTATAAATGCAAAGAATAAAAATGTAATTGTTATTGGTGGTGGTGATACTGGATCTGATTGTGTTGGTACTGCAAATAGGCAAGGAGCTAGTTCAGTAGTTAACTTTGAAATATTACCTAAGCCTTCTAAAAATAGAGATACTTCGACTCCATGGCCTTTTTGGCCTTTACAACTAAAAACTACAACTTCTCATGACGAAGGCTGCGATAGAAATTGGTTAATTAACACTAAAGAATTTTTGACAGATGATTCAGGAAATTTAACTGGCATAAAAACGGTTAAAGTAAAATGGGAAGTTGATTCAAATAAAAAACCAGTTCTAATTGAACAATCAGGTTCAGAAAAAATATGGCCTTGTGACTTAGTTCTTTTATCACTTGGTTTTACTGGTCCTGAAAAAACATTAGCTGAACAATTAGAACTTAAAACCAATCAAAGAGGTAATTATTCGGCAAAAGAATATCAAACAAATATTCCTAAAATATTTACAGCTGGTGATATGAGAAGAGGTCAATCATTAATTGTTTGGGCTATTTCTGAAGGAAGAGAAGCTGCTAAATCTGTTAATAAATTTCTTCTTAAAAAGAATCTCTTACCATATAAAGGTCAAGGTGATTTACTAAATTCAAATAACTAA
- a CDS encoding acetate/propionate family kinase, whose translation MKILVINSGSSSIKYQLFSMPEQDVICHGLIERIGLSDSAIHYASKTEKIEELTTLNNHKEGLERVVNLLLDDKIGVIKSTEEIKAVGHRVVHGGSTFTNIVEVTKKVKDKIKELFSLAPLHNPANLEGINVAEAIFSAAKQIAVFDTAFHQTIPVIAHKYAIPNKFLVENNIRLYGFHGTSHKYVSELANEYLKKEKSKIITIHLGNGCSMTAIKNGISIDHSLGFGPVTGLIMGSRSGDIDHSLIFYLINELGYKIDDVYTMLQEESGMLGLTGYSDLRDIEKEASLGNVACKLALDMNAYRIKKYIGSYVAAMNGLDAIVFTAGIGENSSMIRNLVCTEMETFGIELDKNKNDIRAKELIDVSLDSSKVKILVIPTNEELEIAKQSFNLL comes from the coding sequence ATGAAGATATTAGTTATTAATTCAGGGAGTTCATCTATTAAATATCAATTGTTTAGTATGCCTGAACAAGATGTGATTTGTCATGGTTTGATTGAAAGAATTGGTTTAAGTGATAGTGCAATTCATTATGCATCAAAAACTGAAAAGATAGAAGAGTTAACAACCCTTAATAATCATAAAGAAGGATTAGAAAGAGTAGTGAATCTTCTTTTAGATGATAAGATAGGGGTAATTAAATCTACTGAAGAAATAAAAGCGGTAGGGCACAGGGTTGTTCATGGAGGAAGTACTTTTACGAATATTGTAGAAGTAACTAAAAAAGTTAAAGATAAAATCAAAGAACTATTTTCATTAGCACCATTACACAATCCTGCAAATTTGGAAGGAATAAATGTAGCCGAGGCTATTTTTAGTGCTGCAAAGCAGATTGCTGTTTTTGATACAGCATTTCATCAAACAATACCGGTTATAGCTCATAAATATGCTATTCCAAATAAATTTTTAGTAGAAAATAATATCCGTTTATATGGTTTCCACGGTACGAGTCATAAATATGTTTCTGAACTAGCTAATGAATATTTAAAGAAAGAAAAATCTAAAATTATTACTATTCATTTAGGAAATGGTTGTAGTATGACAGCTATAAAAAATGGAATAAGTATTGATCATAGTTTAGGGTTTGGACCTGTTACAGGATTAATTATGGGAAGTCGTTCTGGTGATATTGATCATAGCTTAATTTTTTATCTAATAAATGAATTAGGATATAAAATAGACGATGTCTATACTATGTTGCAGGAAGAAAGCGGGATGTTAGGGTTAACTGGTTATAGTGATTTACGTGATATTGAAAAAGAAGCTTCTCTAGGTAATGTAGCTTGTAAATTAGCTTTAGACATGAATGCTTATAGAATTAAAAAGTATATCGGTTCTTATGTAGCAGCTATGAATGGTTTAGATGCTATAGTTTTTACAGCTGGAATTGGAGAGAATTCAAGTATGATAAGAAATTTAGTATGTACCGAAATGGAAACTTTTGGTATTGAATTAGATAAAAATAAAAATGATATTAGAGCTAAAGAGTTAATAGATGTTAGTTTAGATTCATCAAAAGTAAAAATATTGGTTATACCTACAAATGAAGAATTAGAAATAGCAAAACAATCATTCAATTTATTATAA